A window of Phoenix dactylifera cultivar Barhee BC4 unplaced genomic scaffold, palm_55x_up_171113_PBpolish2nd_filt_p 000288F, whole genome shotgun sequence contains these coding sequences:
- the LOC103723382 gene encoding uncharacterized protein LOC103723382, translating into MVSWELSPSGFLKMNFDGSISEGGSRCGVNFVIRDQELRLIAAGGRRIFDEFILVAELRAAYEGLVYASVYLEAQRIFLEDDSATLIEWIMCGHARPNLHPLVRDVCHLLDSFDSFWVTHIFREVNNAADWIASSVAHHSEALMWEGSGLIPQSLDRVLSFDFSGHTHI; encoded by the coding sequence ATGGTATCCTGGGAGCTCTCACCTTCTGGTTTTCTCAAGATGAACTTTGACGGCAGTATTTCAGAGGGCGGTAGTAGATGTGGTGTGAACTTCGTGATCAGAGACCAGGAGCTCAGGTTGATTGCGGCAGGGGGACGACGCATTTTCGATGAGTTCATCCTAGTGGCAGAGCTACGTGCGGCATATGAGGGTCTCGTATATGCTAGTGTATACTTGGAGGCCCAGCGGATATTCTTGGAGGATGACTCTGCCACATTGATTGAGTGGATCATGTGCGGGCATGCCAGACCAAATCTACACCCACTAGTCAGGGATGTTTGCCATCTTCTAGACAGTTTTGATTCTTTTTGGGTCACACATATTTTTCGGGAGGTGAACAATGCAGCGGACTGGATCGCCTCCTCTGTAGCTCATCATTCCGAGGCCCTTATGTGGGAGGGAAGTGGCCTTATCCCCCAGAGCCTCGATCGTGTTTTGTCTTTTGATTTCTCGGGGCATACTCACATCTAG
- the LOC103723376 gene encoding uncharacterized protein LOC103723376: MAPPSLGLVGPPEIHLAAAAVKPDACTSEPFLDIMDAGFNAAAPALAPMGRTENFSPTFLSSGNPCLDFFFQVVADTPAGTLTSLLAAAWARDPLTALKLACHLRGVRGTGKSDREGFYSAALWLHRHHPKTLALNLLRIAVFGYLKDLPEILHRLVDGDDTRQRAKANHRLSRPNLRWARCRPTANRDRLREGTREERLAGEAARVKIEKEKAEELRRKKRSEMAVRAVQRYERDPEYRFLHDSVADVFAELLRTDLGHLNSGEFDELSLAAKWCPSLDSSYDRSTLLCEAIARRLFPRDSEPEYAALENRHYAYRVRDRLRRAALVPLRGALELPEVYMSAGRWDSLPYNRVASVAMKNYKKLFTKHDAARFSEYLENVRRGTAKVAAGALLPHEIISDAGDEVAELQWKRMVEDLSKKGSLRNCIAVCDVSGSMHGAPMEVSVALGLLISELSEEPWKGRVITFSADPEMHRIGGDSLEEKTLFIRTMQWGMNTDFQKVFDKMLAVAVEGRLPAEKMVRRVFVFSDMEFDMASANDWETDYEAIRRKFGESGYGEAVPEVVFWNLRDSRSTPVPSVQKGVALVSGFSKNLLKLFLEGDGVLIPEAVMEEAISGEEYKKLVVFD; this comes from the coding sequence ATGGCCCCTCCGTCCCTCGGCCTCGTTGGCCCGCCGGAGATCCACCTCGCCGCCGCCGCGGTGAAGCCGGACGCCTGCACCAGCGAACCCTTCCTCGACATCATGGATGCCGGCTTCAACGCCGCCGCCCCTGCCCTGGCGCCGATGGGCCGGACGGAGAACTTTTCACCGACCTTCCTTTCCTCCGGCAACCCCTGCCTCGATTTCTTCTTCCAGGTCGTAGCCGACACCCCCGCTGGAACCTTAACATCCCTCCTCGCCGCCGCCTGGGCCCGCGACCCCCTCACCGCCCTTAAGCTCGCCTGCCACCTCCGCGGCGTCCGCGGCACCGGCAAGTCCGACCGCGAGGGCTTCTACTCCGCCGCCCTCTGGCTCCACCGCCACCACCCCAAAACCCTCGCCCTCAACCTCCTTCGCATCGCTGTATTCGGCTACCTCAAGGACCTTCCGGAGATCCTCCACCGCCTCGTCGATGGCGACGACACCCGCCAGCGCGCCAAGGCCAACCACCGGCTGTCCAGACCCAACCTCCGGTGGGCCCGCTGCCGCCCGACGGCCAACCGGGACCGCCTGCGGGAGGGCACGAGGGAGGAGAGGCTCGCCGGCGAAGCGGCCCGGGTCAAGATCGAGAaggagaaggcggaggagctcaGGCGGAAGAAGCGATCGGAGATGGCGGTCCGGGCGGTCCAGCGGTACGAACGCGACCCGGAATACCGGTTCCTCCACGACAGCGTCGCCGACGTGTTCGCCGAACTCCTCCGCACCGACCTCGGCCACCTGAACTCAGGCGAGTTCGACGAGTTGTCGCTCGCCGCCAAGTGGTGCCCCTCCCTGGACTCCTCCTACGACCGCTCCACTCTCCTCTGCGAGGCAATCGCCCGCCGCCTCTTCCCCCGCGACTCCGAACCGGAGTACGCCGCCCTGGAGAACCGCCACTACGCCTACCGCGTCCGCGACCGCCTCCGGCGGGCGGCGCTGGTCCCCCTCCGCGGCGCCCTCGAGCTCCCGGAGGTCTACATGAGCGCCGGCCGGTGGGACTCCCTGCCCTACAACCGCGTCGCCTCCGTCGCCATGAAGAACTACAAAAAGCTCTTCACGAAGCACGACGCCGCCCGCTTCTCCGAGTACCTGGAGAATGTCCGGCGGGGGACGGCCAAGGTCGCCGCCGGCGCGCTCCTCCCCCACGAGATCATCTCCGACGCCGGAGACGAGGTGGCGGAGCTCCAGTGGAAGAGGATGGTGGAGGACCTCTCCAAGAAGGGAAGCCTCCGCAACTGCATTGCCGTCTGCGACGTCTCCGGCAGCATGCACGGAGCTCCGATGGAGGTCAGCGTGGCTCTGGGCCTGCTGATCTCCGAGCTCAGCGAGGAGCCGTGGAAGGGGAGGGTGATAACATTCAGCGCGGACCCCGAAATGCATCGGATCGGAGGGGATTCTCTCGAAGAGAAGACCTTGTTCATCCGGACGATGCAGTGGGGGATGAACACCGACTTTCAGAAGGTGTTCGATAAAATGCTCGCGGTGGCGGTGGAGGGCAGATTGCCTGCGGAAAAGATGGTGAGGAGGGTGTTTGTGTTCAGCGACATGGAGTTTGACATGGCGTCGGCGAATGATTGGGAGACGGACTACGAGGCGATCCGGAGGAAGTTCGGGGAGAGCGGGTATGGGGAGGCGGTGCCGGAGGTGGTGTTTTGGAATCTGAGGGACTCGAGGTCGACGCCGGTGCCATCAGTGCAGAAGGGGGTGGCACTCGTAAGTGGCTTCtccaagaatttattgaagctGTTCTTGGAGGGGGATGGGGTGTTGATCCCGGAGGCGGTCATGGAGGAGGCGATATCGGGGGAGGAGTATAAGAAGCTGGTGGTGTTCGATTGA